A region of Ferruginibacter albus DNA encodes the following proteins:
- a CDS encoding BaiN/RdsA family NAD(P)/FAD-dependent oxidoreductase, with protein sequence MNKQRLIIIGGGAAGFFCAVNAARLNPALQVTIIEKTNKLLSKVKVSGGGRCNVTHNCFSIAEMIKKYPRGAGFLKKAFHHFFTTDTIVWFKQRGVELKAEADGRMFPVTDSSQTIIDCLIKEVNKYNIEILMNSEVKELKRMDEQWNIELSNSRLQTAEYLCVASGGYPKSVQFEWLQKVGHAIESPVPSLFTFNMPGNAITALMGVSVENASIKIMGTKLSEQGPLLITHWGMSGPAVLKLSAWGARELQSKEYKFQIAVNWVPSFNENTLREKLQQLRFDIASQKIINRNPFSLPQRLWEYLLQQCDINENTRWADLPAKEQNKLIKILCVQEFEVKGKTTFKEEFVTAGGISLNEIDHNTMQSKIVPNLFFAGEVLDIDGITGGFNFQNAWTTGFIAAKAIANS encoded by the coding sequence ATGAACAAACAAAGACTGATCATTATCGGAGGTGGAGCTGCCGGTTTTTTTTGTGCTGTAAATGCAGCACGATTAAATCCGGCGTTGCAGGTAACCATTATTGAAAAAACAAATAAGCTGTTAAGCAAAGTAAAAGTAAGCGGAGGCGGTAGGTGTAATGTTACACACAACTGCTTCAGCATTGCAGAGATGATCAAAAAATATCCAAGGGGTGCAGGCTTCTTAAAAAAAGCATTTCATCACTTTTTTACTACAGACACAATTGTATGGTTTAAACAAAGGGGTGTGGAGCTAAAAGCGGAAGCTGATGGAAGAATGTTTCCTGTTACGGATTCATCACAAACAATTATTGATTGCCTGATAAAAGAAGTCAATAAATATAACATAGAGATTTTAATGAATAGCGAGGTAAAGGAATTAAAAAGAATGGATGAACAATGGAATATTGAACTCTCAAATTCCCGGCTACAGACTGCCGAATACCTTTGTGTAGCCAGCGGCGGTTATCCGAAATCAGTACAATTTGAATGGCTACAGAAGGTGGGACATGCTATTGAATCACCGGTTCCCTCTCTCTTTACGTTTAACATGCCGGGTAATGCAATTACAGCATTAATGGGGGTTTCAGTAGAAAATGCTTCAATAAAAATTATGGGTACCAAATTATCGGAGCAGGGGCCATTATTAATAACACATTGGGGAATGAGCGGTCCGGCAGTTTTAAAATTATCTGCCTGGGGTGCACGTGAATTGCAAAGCAAAGAATATAAATTTCAAATTGCTGTAAATTGGGTTCCTTCTTTTAATGAAAATACATTGCGTGAAAAATTACAGCAGCTTCGTTTTGATATTGCTTCACAAAAGATCATTAACAGAAATCCATTTTCATTACCACAGCGTTTGTGGGAATATCTATTACAACAGTGTGACATAAACGAAAATACGCGTTGGGCAGATCTGCCTGCCAAAGAACAAAACAAGCTGATCAAAATTTTATGTGTACAGGAATTTGAAGTAAAAGGAAAAACGACATTCAAAGAGGAATTTGTTACAGCAGGGGGAATCTCATTAAATGAGATTGATCATAATACCATGCAAAGTAAAATTGTACCGAATTTATTTTTTGCCGGGGAGGTATTAGACATAGATGGAATAACCGGTGGGTTTAACTTTCAAAATGCATGGACAACAGGTTTTATTGCCGCTAAAGCTATTGCAAATAGTTAA
- a CDS encoding carboxypeptidase-like regulatory domain-containing protein has product MIQKKTKLTLILLFTSILCLHLLTRCSKDAGSTFSVSGTVLNEAGTGIANATVKISGETVQTGNDGSFKISGLSHADIYKVEVNADGFFTGYKNVDNVDGTDLFTEIKLLTKNDLGTIMPSGGQAGNKGLRVIAPAGAFKSNDGQVYNGKVYVAARYVQGNDVNLSDLMPGGDFMANDENGNEGAMLSYGFVATEFKDENGNKLVASPDVKVGVTIPAGVNDPVSNGAKSWGYDSQLGKWTNGTGITQTNDEYFYPATTLFQNIDKCTLDFGTIEGQVLCTDNKPVPNITVRIKSTNYNNEYVVKTNANGKYRVKVAVKDGAVIFNYKVSAGGSIVDVNNIPVKGSATAPIIVTADCNAGAGDNGLGNFTVDGNNFSGPCSSTPDVSACSGIDVGIFTISGSSFIIYNMPQASSGSFSFTDAYQSVGGCDLYGLTTLSTGPVQYGTKNGTVTKTGVRSFTFSCTVYDPLTDATYNAGGSGTY; this is encoded by the coding sequence ATGATACAGAAAAAAACTAAGCTGACATTGATCTTACTATTTACTTCAATTCTTTGCTTACACCTTTTAACCCGGTGCAGTAAAGACGCAGGTTCAACTTTTAGTGTATCCGGTACCGTATTAAATGAAGCCGGAACAGGAATAGCAAATGCTACTGTTAAAATTTCAGGAGAGACGGTACAAACGGGCAATGATGGAAGCTTTAAAATCTCAGGACTCTCTCATGCAGATATATATAAAGTAGAAGTAAATGCAGATGGATTTTTCACCGGGTATAAAAATGTAGATAATGTTGATGGTACTGATCTTTTTACAGAAATTAAGTTGTTGACAAAAAATGACCTTGGAACGATAATGCCCTCAGGAGGGCAAGCCGGCAATAAAGGATTGAGAGTGATAGCTCCCGCAGGGGCTTTTAAAAGTAATGATGGGCAAGTATATAATGGTAAAGTATATGTTGCTGCAAGATATGTTCAGGGTAATGATGTAAATCTTTCTGATCTAATGCCTGGCGGCGATTTTATGGCAAATGATGAAAACGGAAATGAAGGGGCAATGCTCAGTTATGGCTTTGTAGCAACAGAATTTAAAGATGAAAATGGCAATAAGTTAGTTGCATCGCCGGATGTAAAAGTTGGAGTAACAATTCCTGCAGGTGTTAACGATCCGGTTAGTAATGGAGCTAAATCCTGGGGTTATGATAGCCAGTTAGGTAAATGGACGAATGGTACCGGTATTACACAAACCAATGATGAATATTTTTATCCGGCTACTACGCTTTTTCAAAATATAGACAAGTGCACGCTTGATTTTGGAACGATAGAAGGACAAGTGCTTTGTACAGATAATAAACCTGTGCCTAATATAACGGTAAGAATAAAATCTACTAATTATAATAATGAGTATGTGGTTAAAACAAATGCAAATGGAAAGTATAGAGTTAAAGTAGCAGTAAAAGATGGTGCTGTTATTTTTAACTATAAAGTTTCTGCAGGCGGCAGCATAGTAGATGTAAATAATATACCGGTAAAAGGTAGTGCTACAGCACCGATAATAGTTACAGCAGATTGTAATGCAGGAGCGGGCGATAATGGATTAGGAAATTTTACTGTCGATGGAAACAACTTTTCAGGCCCGTGTTCTTCTACTCCCGATGTAAGTGCCTGTAGTGGCATTGATGTAGGTATCTTCACCATATCAGGCAGTTCATTTATTATTTACAATATGCCGCAAGCTTCATCAGGTAGTTTTTCTTTTACGGATGCATATCAATCTGTAGGTGGCTGCGACTTATATGGATTAACTACTTTAAGTACTGGCCCGGTACAATATGGAACAAAAAACGGAACGGTTACTAAAACCGGCGTCCGAAGCTTTACATTCTCCTGTACAGTGTATGATCCTTTAACAGATGCTACATACAATGCCGGTGGTAGCGGTACTTATTAG